The Bacilli bacterium genome segment AGCGGCACGCCAAGCTTTTCCTTATGTTTGGCGATCCACGGGTCCTGATTGTTCATGGCTCTGCCCACAAACAACATGTGCGGCGCGGCGGCGCGAATTTGCGCGATGACTTCTTCATCCTGCCGCTCGGTAAAATAGCCGTCCCTTGCGCCGACAATTTGCAGCGCCGGGAATTTGCCGCGCAATTGCTCCGCGGCCGCCGCGATCACTTCCGCTGAAGCGCCTAACAGGAATACTTTCCAATTACGCCTGTTACCGATCTCCAGCAGCCGATGCATCAGATCAAAACCCGCCACCCGTTCGGCGACCGGATTGCCGAATCGCGCGGCGGCCCATACGACTCCTGCGCCATCGGGCACTACCAGGTCCGCGCTTTGCATGAC includes the following:
- a CDS encoding WecB/TagA/CpsF family glycosyltransferase, yielding MKVVGGLPVPVVNIFGIPFCKLDMQDTVNLLCEKIAAGKPYHVITGNPIMVMQALESPQFMAVMQSADLVVPDGAGVVWAAARFGNPVAERVAGFDLMHRLLEIGNRRNWKVFLLGASAEVIAAAAEQLRGKFPALQIVGARDGYFTERQDEEVIAQIRAAAPHMLFVGRAMNNQDPWIAKHKEKLGVPLMMGIGGSFDVVSGKLKRAPILFQRMRLEWFYRLLQEPARYRRMLVLPKFAWKVIREHEKKQ